In the genome of Campylobacter avium LMG 24591, the window AACCAACGACTTCCACCATGTCAAGGTGACACTCTACCAACTGAGTTACGGAACCAAAAGCTAGGTTAAACCTAGCTTATTTTTAGTTAAAATCGGCTTTGATTTGCTCTACCCAGTTAGAAATTCTTTCCTCTGTCAAATCTTCTTGATTGTCATTGTCTAGGGCAAGTCCTACAAATTTGCCATCAACTACAGCTTCGCTGCTTTCATAGCTATAGCCATCAGTTGAAACTTGGCCTACTAGTTTAGCGCCAGCAGCTTGTAATTTTTCAGCTAATTTACCCATAGCATTGCAGTATGTATCAGAGTATGATTCGCTATCTCCCATGCCAAATACAGCTACAGTCTTGCCGTCAAGCTTTAAGCCTGAGAAATCAAAAGCATCCCAATCATCTTGCAAATCACCGCTTCCCCAAGTAGATGAGCCAACTATTAGCTTGTCATAAGAATTAATCTTAGCAGCGTCTATATCAGATATATTTAATACATCAGAAACCCCAAGCTTTTCAGCTATTAAATTTGCCGCACCTTCTGTGTTTCCCATAGAACTTCCGTAAATTACCGCAACAGACATTTACTTCTCCTTTTTGAAATTTTCTTAATTTAAAGCCTAAATTCTAGCACAGTTTAGATAATATTTTTTATTTATGCGAAATTTTTTACACCAAAATTTAGCCATTTGATTTAAAAGCTTTGGTTAGTGCAGTGCTTTTGAACGCACTCGTTACAGTTGAAATTTGAGTGTAGCTTAAACACTTTACAATACTCAGCATAAACGCAAGATACGCTTCTTTTGGCACATACTAAGGCTATCTTTCTTTTTTTAGCCTCGCTTTTAATCTTTTTCATGGTGTTGTGATTTAAAAAGCTAGTTAGCATAACTATACACTCAACATTCTTTGGTATGGGCTTTTTATTGACTCTATTTTCGTTTCTAGCGTCCCAATGCTCGATATTTTCAGCACCCAAATCCTTAAGAACTGCTTTTATAGGAGTTATTTCATCAGCGCCTATTACCAATACTTGCATTTTTTCTCCTTAACGATTTTAATAATGGTTATTATAATATAAAAAACTAAATTTATTTTGAAAATAATTATTAAAATTTTAATTTTTAGTTTTTAACTTTTTTAAACTGTTTTATATTTCTTGACTTTTAATTTCTTTTGCTGTATAATCCATGTTTCTTTTTTTACAGTTTGCAACTTCGGGGTGTAGCGCAGTCTGGTTAGCGCACCTGGTTTGGGACCAGGGGGTCGAAAGTTCGAATCTTTTCACCCCGACCATTTTTTAAAATGGTGAGTGTAGCTCAGTCGGTTAGAGCATCAGATTGTGGTCCTGAGGGTCGTGGGTTCGATTCCCATCACTCACCCCAGTCGCGCTCGTAGCTCAACTGGATAGAGCAACAGACTTCGGATCTGTAGGTTATGGGTTCGACTCCTATCGGGCGCACCATTTTACATTGTTTGAGCGCTCATAGCTCAGCTGGATAGAGCAACGGCCTTCTAAGCCGTAGGTCAGAGGTTCGAATCCTCTTGAGCGTACCACTTATGCGGATGTGGTGAAATTGGCAGACACGCCAGACTTAGGATCTGGTGCAGCAATGCGTGAAGGTTCAAGTCCTTTCATCCGCACCACTTCTTTATTTATTAACAATTCGTTTTTTTTGTAAAAATTAAAACAAAAAAGAAAAAATATGTTTCAAAGCTTTCATGATGAATTTTCTTGTATCTTTATACACATCCCAAAAACCGCAGGCACAAGCGTAGAAAGAGCGATATTTAAGACTGAGCATTGGCTTGTGGGGCATAGAAAGGCTCTTGATTATGTGAGAGTTGATGAGGAGAAATTTCATAGTTATTTTTCTTTTGCCTTTGTTATAAATCCTTTTGATAGGATGGTTTCTGCCTTTCATTATCTTAAGCAAGGTGGCGGAAATGCTATAGATAAAAACTTTGCTGATGAGCATTTAAAGGACTGTGCTGATTTTAAATCTTTTATTTTGCATTAAAAAATGATGCTTTCAAGGAAAAAATTTTAGCTTGGATGCACTTTGTGCCACAGTATATTTATGTTTGCGATGAGGATAAAAATGTCTTGGTGGATTTTCTTGGGAAATTTGAGAATTTAGAGGAGGATTTTTCTAAACTTTTAAGAATTTTAAACAGAAAAGAAAGCTTAAGCAAGGCAAATAAAAGCAAGCATTTAAGTTTTGAAAAATACTATGATAAGACGGCTTTTGCTGTGGTAAAAGAGCTTTATAAAGATGATTTTGAGCTTTTTGATTATGATGAAAAGGACTTTTCTAGCTTTGAGAAAAGCCTAAAAAATAAGGATAAAAAATCTTGGATAATAATTTGCTAAATTTAAGGCAAATCAAAAATTTATACAATAAAAACTCAAATTTAAGCTTTGAACTTAAGCACTTAAATAGCCAAAAAGAAAGTTTAGAGCAAAAAATCAAAGCTTTAGAGCAAGATTTATCGCATTATAAAGGCTATGAATTTAAGCTAAAAATGCAAATTTTAGAAGAAAAGTTAAGAAAAAAAAGAGCTTGAAAATGAGTTTTTAAAAAAGAAATTAAGCTTAAATTTTTAAAATAAATTTTCTTGGATGTAAAGTTTAAACGGCTTTAAATTTACTATTTTTTCATATAATTGATAAAAAATATCATTTAGAGTCTTGCTTATGGATTTTATTTTAAAAATTATCAAAGAAAATAAAGTAAAAATAACACTGTTCGTATTTTTTTCATCCTTATCCTCTTTTTTTAGCATTTGGCTTTTATCTTTTATAAATAATTATTTGCTCAAATTGCAAGGTTTTCATATTTCTTTACTTTTTTATTTCATCCTCTTGCTTCTTGCCCTGTTCTTATCGTCCGTGTGCGTGGAATTTGCTTTATCTGTTTTTGGACAAAATTTCATCTTTAAAATGCAAAGAAAAGTAGTAAAGCAAATTTTAGACACCAACATCTTGCAGATAGAAAAGATAGGAAAAGCCAAGCTCTTAGCCTCTCTTAGCTCTGATGTTCGCTCTATATCCTTTGCCCTGCTTAGAGTGCCTGATTTTTTACAAGCAAGCATTTTATTTATAGCACTTTTAGCCTATATCTTTTATCTATCAAGAGAAATTTTTTTGCTGTGTTTGGTGTTTTTTGCGATAACAGCTTTTATAAATTATATTTTAGCTAGTAAAATACACAGGTATTTTAAACTATCAAGAAATAGCGATGATGCCTTGCAAAATTCATATCAAAACATAATAGACGGGCACAAGAATTTAAGCTTAAATTCGCACAGAGCGAAGCTGTATTATGAAAAATACTTTGAAAAAGCAGCTTCTAGCAAAAGATTTAGCAATATAAGAGCAAATTTAATGCACAGCATTTCAAGCAATTTCACAAATATAAGCTTTTTATCCCTTGTTGGCTTTGAATTTTTCTTAGCCTTAAATTTTAAGCTAACAAGCATAGAAAACGCCACAACCATAGCCTTGGCTATATTTTTCTTAAGAGCACCCCTACTTTCTTTGCTTTCTTCTGTGCCTACGCTTTTAACGGCTAAGATTGCGCTTGATAAGATAAGTAATTTAGAGCTAAATTCGTATGATGATAGCTTTCATATCGCAAAACCCTTTAGTAAGTGGAGCAAAATTAGCTTTAAAAATTTGGCCTTTTCTTACGGCAATTTTTCCTTAAAGCCCACAACTTTGGACATTCACAAAGGAGAATTGATATTTTTAATAGGAAAAAACGGCAGCGGCAAATCAACCTTTTCCTTGCTTTTTTCGGCCTTGATAAAAGCTAAGAGCGGGGAGCTGTATTTAGATGAGCACAAGATAGATGATGATAATGTCTATGCTTACAGGGCACTTATATCAGCGATTTTTAGCGAATTTCATCTTTTTACTCAAACCATAAAAAACGGCGTTTGCGCTGATGAAAAAGATATAAAGCATTATCTTAAAATACTTGAGTTAGAAAATAAAATTAAGGTAAAAGACGCAGAATTAACGGATACTAAGCTTTCTAGCGGGCAGAAAAAACGTCTTGCGATGTTGATTTGTTTGCTAGAAGAAAGAGATGTGTTGATTTTTGATGAATTTGCAGCAGATCAAGATCCTGTGTTTAGGAGATTTTTTTATAAAGAGCTTTTGCCTTTACTTAAAAAGCAAGGCAAAACCATACTTACGATAAGTCACGATGAGACTTATTTTGACGCAGCAGATAGAATTTTGCTAGCTCAAGATGGATATATTAGCGAGATAAAAGGTGTTAATAAAAAAGAAATCGCAAGTGATATAATCAAGCATTTTACTTAGATAAATCCCAATCAATAGGGTTTTTCTTGTGCTCTATCAAATAAGCATTAGCCTTTGAAAAATGCTTACAGCCTAAAAACCCAACCCTTGCTAGAGGGCTTGGATGTGCTGCTAAAAGCACTAGGTGTTTTTTTGGGTTTATTAAATTTTTTTTACTTTTAGCGAAATTTCCCCAAAGCAAAAAGACCAAATGTTCCTTTTCATCGCTTAGCTTTTTTATCACTGCGTCGCTAAAAATTTCCCAGCCAAAATTAGCGTGAGACAGCGGCCTAGCCTCCTCAACAGTTAAGATAGAATTTAAGAGCAAAACGCCTTCTTTAGCCCATTTGCTTAAATCTCCGCTCTTGGCTATATCAAGGTTTAAATCATCTTTTAATTCTTTAAAAATATTTCTTAAAGAAGGAGGTATTGAAAGATCTTTTGGTACAGAAAAAGAAAGCCCCATGGCTTGATGCTTTTGATGATATGGATCTTGCCCTAAAAGTACAACTTTAATCTTGTTTAAAGGGCATAGATTAAAGGCGTTGAAAACCAAATTTGCGGGAGGGAAGATGTTTTTGCCTTGTTTTAATTCTTTTATATAATTTTCTTTTATTTTTGCAAAATAAGGCTTTAAAAACTCATCTTTTAAAAAATTTTTCCAATCCTCATTTATCTTTATATCTTCTAGTTTTATCATTTTTATCCTTTCTTGTAAATTCTACCCAAAAAGCTGTTTAGAATAGGTTTTTAAGTGATGGCGGTTCATAAATCTATGCTAGACTTAAGAAAAAAGAAAGGATGAAGATGCCAATTGTTAATATAAAACTAGCAAAACCAGCACTTGATAAAGAAACAAAGGCTGAGCTGATAAAGGATGTAACAGAGCTACTTTCTACAAAATACAATAAAACAAAAGAAAGGATAGTAGTGCAAATAGAAGATATAGAAAGCTTTGACATAGGCTTTGGCGGAGAAACCGTGGAAAAACTTAAGGCTAAGCAATGAAAGAGCTAAGCATAGGCGATAAGGCGCCTGACTTTGCCTTAAAAAATAGCGATGAAAATTTAATCTCTTTGAAAGATTTTTTAGGCAAAAAAGTTGTGATTTATTTTTACCCAAAGGATGATACTCCGGGTTGCACCACACAGGCCTGTGATTTTACACAAAATTATGAAAGATTAAGGGCTAATGATATAGTAGTCATTGGTATAAGTCCTGATGATAGCAAGTCTCACTCAAAATTTATAGATAAATACGGCTTAAAACACATACTTTTAAGCGACACTGAAAAAGAGGTTATCAAAGCTTACGGTGCTTGGGGTCTTAAGAAAAATTATGGCAAAGAATATGAAGGGCTTATAAGAAGCACCTTTGTTGTAGATGAAAGCGGAAAGATAGCTAAAATTTATAAAAATGTAAAGGCAAAGGGGCACATAGACATTTTGCTTAAGGATTTGGCTTGTTAGTGCATATTTGTTGTAGTGTGGATTCGCATTATTTTATGACAGAGCTTAGAAAGCTTTACCCAGAAGAAAAGATAACAGGCTTTTTTTATAATCCAAACATACATCCCCTAAGTGAGCACGAGCTAAGATATGTGGATGTAAAAAGATCTTGTGATAAGCTGGGTATCGAGCTTATCAAGGGCGAGTATGATTATGAAGCTTGGTTTTTGCAGGCTAAAGAGTATGCAAATGAGCCAGAAAAAGGGCTTCGCTGCGATGTTTGCTTTGATGTTAGGATGCAAAGAAGCGTTGAACTTGCAAAAAAACTTAAGAAAAAATTTTTTACCTCAACCCTTTTGATGAGCCCTAAAAAGGACTTAGAGCAACTCACAAGATCTATAAAAAAAGAGTGCGAGGATAGTAACATCAACTTTTTAACCCCGGATTTTAGAAAAGGCGGTGGCACACAAAAGCAGTTTGAGCTATCCAAAAAAGAAAAGCTTTATCATCAAAACTACTGCGGTTGCTTTTTTGCCCTAAATAAACAAAATTTAAACAAAATAGTAACAAATGAATTTTCCTCTCCCTTAAATAAACAAATTCTACCAGCTAGCGTAGAAGAAAGGATACAAACTTACGAAGAGGTTGCAAGGCTTGAAAAAGAGGGCAAGGACTATGATATATTTAAGGAGAAATTTTTAAACTACCGCCTTTTATCTGCTCTTGTAAGTGCTGATAAAAAGCCTTTAAAATCTCATATACTTTTTTATTCTCATTTTAAAAACAAGCTTTCCAAATTTAGCTTAGAAAATGAGTGCGAAAAAATTTTCATCTCAAAAGATGAGATACTTTTACTTTCCTTTAAGTCTTTTAACGAGCTTTGTGAAAATAAATTTAAAAACTTTGATGAGTTTTTAGAAAAAACACTTAGCATAGAAGAAGAAATTAAGATAAGAGCTAAGCTTTTTGATCCTTACAATCTAAGTCCTATCATAGTTTTAGAACAAATTCCAAAAGCTAAGATAGAAATAAAAGCAAAAAGTGAAATTTACTTTGATACAAGAGATAGGCTCGTAAGGCTTTAACTTTTTTGAGTTAAAGCTACTTGAAAATTTTTAACTAAAGGTCTACCTATACTTTTTACTTAGCTTAAAATACCTTTCCTGCGATATGTTTTAAAGTATAGCTTAATAAATTCTTTAAAATAGTACTTGATATAAAGTATAAAAATATCCTTGACTTTTGTTTTTTTTTTTTTTATAATTTTGCCCTTTAATTTTTACATTTGAAAGGTATATTTATGGTTGCAAAAAAGAAAATTTTAGGCTCTGTTATAGCTCTTTCTTTGCTTTCCTCTTTTTCTTTTGCTGATGAGAATTCGGGGATTTTTTTAGGTGTTGAAGCAGGAATTGGCTATAGTACTTTTAAAGATAAGAATTCAAACTTACCCACAGGTGTAGATATAATAGGTGGTGGTCCGGATTTTACTAAAAACCCTATTAGCTATGCAGGATTTGACGGAGCTTTAAAGCTTGGTTATAGATTTAATCCAGATCATAGGTTATATCTAAGTGTAGGAATGGGTCATAGAGCTAGTAAAGAAACAAAAATAGATATTACTGCTTTTGGAGTTTCTTTGTTGTCAGGAAATTATGATGTACAAAATTCAACTACAGATATCTTAGTAGGATATGATTTTACACCTAGTCTTACAGACGGTATTAGAGGTTTATTTGGTGTTTATGTCGGTCATTCTAGCTTAAAAACAGAAGTTGAACAGAAAGGTGATTACTTTGCAGTAAATGAAAGTTTTAAACAAAATTTTTCAGGTTTTGCCTATGGTGTAAAAGCTGGTACTATCTTTGATATAAATGAAAACAATGAAATAGATCTTAGCTTAAGATACACACAAAGAACTTATTCAGAAAAGGCGTTTGATCCGGACGACCCAACCTCTAAAGTAAAACCTGAAACTAGCGATGTTGGTATTTATATAGGCTATGCTTATAAGTTTTAAATTTATAATTTCTAGCCTTTAGAAATACTTATCTTTTAATGCTTTTGCATAGTGTAATGTTTTAGCTCTTTTGATACTTTTAAGGATTAGAAAGTCTTTCTAATCCTTGTTTATATCTGCATTTTTTAAATTCAGTGCAATTCTATCTAAAAAAACAACTTGATAAGATTTTTGTTACTTTTTATATAATATCCGTTAATTTTTTGTTAAAATATCTGCAAAATGCCAAGTAGGTATTTTAAATTATATTTTAAGGAGACTTATTTATGTCTACTAGAAAAGAACACGATTTCATCGGCGAGTTAGAAATTTCTAACGATGTTTATTATGGTGTGCAAACCTTTAGAGCTGTGGAAAATTTTAATATTTCACATGATAAATTAAAGGATTTTCCGCGTTTTATAAGGGCTTTAGCTAGAGTAAAAAAGGCTGCTGCTATGGCAAATTATGAGCTTAAGTTGCTAGATAAGACTAAGGAAGAAGCTATAGTTAAGGCTTGTGATAAAATTCTAGAAGGCGGATATTACGATCAGTTTGTTGTTGATATGATACAAGGCGGTGCTGGAACTAGCACAAATATGAACGCAAACGAGGTTATAGCTAACATAGCCCTTGAAATTTTAGGACACAAAAAGGGCGAATACCAATACCTGCACCCAAATGACGATGTAAATTTGTCTCAAAGCACAAATGACGCTTATCCTACGGCCATAAGACTTGCTTTGCATGATTATTTAAGTGATTTGGCTAAGGCTATGGAACATCTTAAAAAGTCTTATGAAAAAAAGGCTGATGAGTTTAAAAATGTTTTAAAAATGGGTAGAACTCAGCTTCAAGATGCCGTGCCTATGACATTAGGACGTGAATTTCAAACCTTTGCTGTTATGATTGCAGAGGATATACAAAGAGTTTTAGAAGCTAGAAAGCTTATTTTAGAGATAAATTTGGGAGGCACCGCCATAGGAACGGGCATAAATTCGCACCCTGATTATCCAAAAGTGGTTGAAAAAAAGATTAGAGAAGTAACCGGATATGAATATGTTGTGG includes:
- the fldA gene encoding flavodoxin FldA, with amino-acid sequence MSVAVIYGSSMGNTEGAANLIAEKLGVSDVLNISDIDAAKINSYDKLIVGSSTWGSGDLQDDWDAFDFSGLKLDGKTVAVFGMGDSESYSDTYCNAMGKLAEKLQAAGAKLVGQVSTDGYSYESSEAVVDGKFVGLALDNDNQEDLTEERISNWVEQIKADFN
- a CDS encoding DUF2325 domain-containing protein, giving the protein MQVLVIGADEITPIKAVLKDLGAENIEHWDARNENRVNKKPIPKNVECIVMLTSFLNHNTMKKIKSEAKKRKIALVCAKRSVSCVYAEYCKVFKLHSNFNCNECVQKHCTNQSF
- a CDS encoding sulfotransferase family 2 domain-containing protein — protein: MFQSFHDEFSCIFIHIPKTAGTSVERAIFKTEHWLVGHRKALDYVRVDEEKFHSYFSFAFVINPFDRMVSAFHYLKQGGGNAIDKNFADEHLKDCADFKSFILH
- a CDS encoding sulfotransferase family 2 domain-containing protein — protein: MHFVPQYIYVCDEDKNVLVDFLGKFENLEEDFSKLLRILNRKESLSKANKSKHLSFEKYYDKTAFAVVKELYKDDFELFDYDEKDFSSFEKSLKNKDKKSWIIIC
- a CDS encoding multidrug ABC transporter permease/ATP-binding protein, whose product is MDFILKIIKENKVKITLFVFFSSLSSFFSIWLLSFINNYLLKLQGFHISLLFYFILLLLALFLSSVCVEFALSVFGQNFIFKMQRKVVKQILDTNILQIEKIGKAKLLASLSSDVRSISFALLRVPDFLQASILFIALLAYIFYLSREIFLLCLVFFAITAFINYILASKIHRYFKLSRNSDDALQNSYQNIIDGHKNLSLNSHRAKLYYEKYFEKAASSKRFSNIRANLMHSISSNFTNISFLSLVGFEFFLALNFKLTSIENATTIALAIFFLRAPLLSLLSSVPTLLTAKIALDKISNLELNSYDDSFHIAKPFSKWSKISFKNLAFSYGNFSLKPTTLDIHKGELIFLIGKNGSGKSTFSLLFSALIKAKSGELYLDEHKIDDDNVYAYRALISAIFSEFHLFTQTIKNGVCADEKDIKHYLKILELENKIKVKDAELTDTKLSSGQKKRLAMLICLLEERDVLIFDEFAADQDPVFRRFFYKELLPLLKKQGKTILTISHDETYFDAADRILLAQDGYISEIKGVNKKEIASDIIKHFT
- the ung gene encoding uracil-DNA glycosylase; translated protein: MIKLEDIKINEDWKNFLKDEFLKPYFAKIKENYIKELKQGKNIFPPANLVFNAFNLCPLNKIKVVLLGQDPYHQKHQAMGLSFSVPKDLSIPPSLRNIFKELKDDLNLDIAKSGDLSKWAKEGVLLLNSILTVEEARPLSHANFGWEIFSDAVIKKLSDEKEHLVFLLWGNFAKSKKNLINPKKHLVLLAAHPSPLARVGFLGCKHFSKANAYLIEHKKNPIDWDLSK
- a CDS encoding tautomerase family protein; translated protein: MPIVNIKLAKPALDKETKAELIKDVTELLSTKYNKTKERIVVQIEDIESFDIGFGGETVEKLKAKQ
- the bcp gene encoding thioredoxin-dependent thiol peroxidase, which gives rise to MKELSIGDKAPDFALKNSDENLISLKDFLGKKVVIYFYPKDDTPGCTTQACDFTQNYERLRANDIVVIGISPDDSKSHSKFIDKYGLKHILLSDTEKEVIKAYGAWGLKKNYGKEYEGLIRSTFVVDESGKIAKIYKNVKAKGHIDILLKDLAC
- a CDS encoding epoxyqueuosine reductase QueH: MLVHICCSVDSHYFMTELRKLYPEEKITGFFYNPNIHPLSEHELRYVDVKRSCDKLGIELIKGEYDYEAWFLQAKEYANEPEKGLRCDVCFDVRMQRSVELAKKLKKKFFTSTLLMSPKKDLEQLTRSIKKECEDSNINFLTPDFRKGGGTQKQFELSKKEKLYHQNYCGCFFALNKQNLNKIVTNEFSSPLNKQILPASVEERIQTYEEVARLEKEGKDYDIFKEKFLNYRLLSALVSADKKPLKSHILFYSHFKNKLSKFSLENECEKIFISKDEILLLSFKSFNELCENKFKNFDEFLEKTLSIEEEIKIRAKLFDPYNLSPIIVLEQIPKAKIEIKAKSEIYFDTRDRLVRL
- a CDS encoding outer membrane beta-barrel protein yields the protein MVAKKKILGSVIALSLLSSFSFADENSGIFLGVEAGIGYSTFKDKNSNLPTGVDIIGGGPDFTKNPISYAGFDGALKLGYRFNPDHRLYLSVGMGHRASKETKIDITAFGVSLLSGNYDVQNSTTDILVGYDFTPSLTDGIRGLFGVYVGHSSLKTEVEQKGDYFAVNESFKQNFSGFAYGVKAGTIFDINENNEIDLSLRYTQRTYSEKAFDPDDPTSKVKPETSDVGIYIGYAYKF
- the aspA gene encoding aspartate ammonia-lyase yields the protein MSTRKEHDFIGELEISNDVYYGVQTFRAVENFNISHDKLKDFPRFIRALARVKKAAAMANYELKLLDKTKEEAIVKACDKILEGGYYDQFVVDMIQGGAGTSTNMNANEVIANIALEILGHKKGEYQYLHPNDDVNLSQSTNDAYPTAIRLALHDYLSDLAKAMEHLKKSYEKKADEFKNVLKMGRTQLQDAVPMTLGREFQTFAVMIAEDIQRVLEARKLILEINLGGTAIGTGINSHPDYPKVVEKKIREVTGYEYVVAEDLIEATQDTGGFVQVSGVLKRVAVKLSKVCNDLRLLSSGPRCGLNEINLPKMQPGSSIMPGKVNPVIPEVVNQVCFQVIGSDVTITMACEGGQLQLNVFEPVAAYNLFNSVIMLEKAMYTLADKCIDGITANEKVCSDFVYNSVGIVTALNPYIGYENSASIAKEAMQTGKPVADLALERGLLSKEQIDEILKPENMLNPHLEAKK